A genomic region of Halopelagius longus contains the following coding sequences:
- a CDS encoding 30S ribosomal protein S24e — MEIEVISEDENPMLHRSDVRFEIVHEEASPSRLSVRDSLAAKLNKDSDEVVVHELDTKFGMRKTVGYAKVYDSPDFARDVEQDYMLDRNKIAADTEEVEAEAEEA, encoded by the coding sequence ATGGAAATCGAAGTCATCTCCGAAGACGAGAATCCGATGTTACACCGGAGCGACGTCCGCTTCGAGATAGTGCACGAAGAAGCCTCGCCGTCCCGTCTGTCGGTCCGCGACAGTCTCGCGGCGAAGCTGAACAAAGACTCCGACGAAGTCGTCGTCCACGAACTCGACACGAAGTTCGGCATGCGCAAGACCGTCGGCTACGCGAAGGTCTACGACTCGCCGGACTTCGCGCGCGACGTCGAACAGGACTACATGCTCGACCGGAACAAGATCGCCGCCGACACCGAAGAGGTCGAGGCGGAGGCCGAAGAGGCCTGA
- a CDS encoding putative sulfate/molybdate transporter has protein sequence MALADVRAGRSLRIDAGELAGALGDSVTVLPLVVALGALTPFSVPTVLLWFGVFQLVWGVAYGLPLSVEPMKALVGLTIAGTITAGELVAAGLLAGVVLVVAARLRALGRIESLVGEAAIRGVQLAVALLLARTGVELAAGDPTLAAASVGLVAVAAVARRVRLSSLLVLGGGAVLAVVAAGGVSPTLPSPAVFPTVPTPTFGAAEATAGQLAMTAGNAAVATSLLCSDLFDADVPPDRLAGSMGAMCLAAVPFGGLPMCHGSGGLAGKHAFGARTGGANVVLGVLYLAAACVAGVVTAFPTAVLGVLLVVVAWHLGRAAARCDRLLLVAAVGVVGLLTNVGAAFLVGAVADRLLDRFGSA, from the coding sequence ATGGCCCTCGCCGACGTTCGCGCCGGGCGTTCGCTCCGAATCGACGCGGGGGAACTCGCGGGTGCGCTCGGCGACTCGGTGACGGTGCTCCCCCTCGTCGTCGCCCTCGGAGCGCTCACGCCGTTCTCCGTCCCCACCGTCCTGCTTTGGTTCGGCGTCTTCCAACTCGTCTGGGGCGTCGCGTACGGGCTTCCGCTGTCGGTCGAACCGATGAAAGCGCTCGTCGGACTGACCATCGCCGGGACGATAACCGCGGGGGAACTCGTCGCCGCCGGACTCCTCGCGGGCGTCGTCCTCGTCGTCGCCGCCCGACTCCGCGCCCTCGGCCGAATCGAGTCGCTCGTCGGCGAGGCGGCGATTCGCGGCGTCCAACTCGCCGTCGCCCTCCTTCTGGCCCGGACGGGCGTCGAACTCGCCGCGGGCGACCCGACGCTCGCCGCCGCCTCCGTCGGACTCGTCGCCGTCGCCGCCGTCGCCAGACGCGTCCGCCTCTCGTCGCTCCTCGTCCTCGGGGGCGGGGCTGTTCTCGCCGTCGTCGCCGCCGGCGGCGTCTCCCCGACGCTCCCTTCTCCGGCCGTCTTTCCGACCGTTCCGACGCCGACGTTCGGCGCGGCGGAGGCGACGGCTGGGCAGTTGGCGATGACCGCCGGCAACGCCGCAGTCGCCACCTCGCTTCTCTGTTCGGACCTGTTCGACGCCGACGTGCCGCCGGACCGATTGGCGGGGAGCATGGGCGCGATGTGCCTCGCGGCGGTTCCGTTCGGCGGCCTGCCGATGTGTCACGGAAGCGGCGGACTGGCGGGCAAACACGCCTTCGGCGCGCGCACCGGCGGAGCGAACGTCGTCCTCGGCGTGCTCTACCTCGCGGCCGCCTGCGTCGCGGGCGTCGTGACGGCGTTCCCCACCGCAGTCCTCGGCGTCCTCCTCGTCGTCGTCGCGTGGCACCTCGGCCGCGCCGCCGCCCGGTGCGACAGACTCCTCCTCGTCGCCGCCGTCGGCGTCGTCGGCCTCCTGACGAACGTCGGCGCGGCGTTCCTCGTCGGCGCAGTCGCGGACCGACTCCTCGACCGGTTCGGGTCGGCGTGA
- a CDS encoding non-canonical purine NTP pyrophosphatase, translating to MLRYVTTNPGKVREALEYLDAVEQLDYDYTEVQGSDLGPIAAHGAREAYRHAGEPVLVDDAGLFVDGFEGFPGPYSSYVEETLGVEAVYRLAERELDEPRRAAFKCTLAYCDGEEFEASPDPIDRDDRTAAAAHGAERDEEETDLLPVKIFEGTVRGRIVPPRGDGGFGYDPIFEHDGTTFAEMDAAEKNAVSHRGRALAKFGEWFAERK from the coding sequence ATGCTCCGATACGTCACGACGAATCCGGGGAAGGTCCGCGAGGCGTTAGAGTACCTCGATGCGGTCGAGCAGTTAGACTACGACTACACCGAGGTGCAGGGGTCGGACCTCGGCCCCATCGCGGCGCACGGCGCGCGCGAGGCGTACCGGCACGCGGGCGAACCGGTCCTCGTGGACGACGCCGGACTGTTCGTCGACGGCTTCGAGGGCTTTCCCGGCCCGTACTCCTCGTACGTCGAGGAGACGCTCGGCGTCGAAGCGGTCTACCGACTCGCGGAGCGAGAACTGGACGAACCGCGCCGGGCGGCGTTCAAATGCACGCTCGCGTACTGCGACGGCGAGGAGTTCGAGGCGAGTCCCGACCCGATAGACAGAGACGACCGGACCGCCGCGGCGGCCCACGGCGCGGAACGGGACGAAGAGGAGACGGACCTCCTCCCGGTGAAGATATTCGAGGGGACCGTTCGCGGGCGCATCGTGCCGCCGCGCGGCGACGGCGGATTCGGCTACGACCCCATCTTCGAACACGACGGGACGACGTTCGCCGAGATGGACGCGGCGGAGAAGAACGCCGTCTCCCACCGCGGGCGGGCGTTGGCGAAGTTCGGGGAGTGGTTCGCTGAACGCAAGTGA
- a CDS encoding DNA-directed RNA polymerase translates to MYKRVRLKDTVEVPPEHLADVTPNRVKRLLQDKLEGRMDEDVGSVVSVVNVHDIGEGTVLPGRAGVYYEAEFDAITYDPNMQEVVDGEVVEVVEFGAFVGIGPVDGLLHVSQISDEYLAYDGENQQLASTESGRTLGVGDSVRVRIVTKSIDERNPRDSKIGLTAKQPGLGKHGWLEEDRQKNEATTGAEGS, encoded by the coding sequence ATGTACAAACGGGTACGACTCAAGGACACAGTCGAGGTCCCGCCGGAGCATCTCGCTGACGTGACCCCCAATCGGGTCAAGCGACTCCTGCAGGATAAGCTCGAAGGACGGATGGACGAAGATGTGGGCAGCGTCGTGAGCGTCGTGAACGTCCACGACATCGGCGAAGGTACGGTCCTCCCGGGCCGCGCCGGCGTCTACTACGAAGCGGAGTTCGACGCCATCACGTACGACCCCAACATGCAGGAGGTCGTAGACGGCGAAGTCGTCGAAGTCGTGGAGTTCGGCGCGTTCGTCGGAATCGGTCCGGTGGACGGACTGCTGCACGTCTCGCAGATATCGGACGAGTACCTCGCCTACGACGGCGAGAACCAGCAACTCGCCTCCACGGAGTCGGGGCGGACGCTCGGCGTCGGCGACTCGGTTCGGGTCCGCATCGTCACGAAGAGCATCGACGAGCGGAACCCCCGCGACTCGAAGATCGGTCTCACGGCCAAACAGCCGGGGCTCGGCAAGCACGGCTGGCTCGAAGAGGACCGCCAGAAGAACGAGGCCACGACCGGCGCGGAGGGAAGCTAG
- a CDS encoding bifunctional N(6)-L-threonylcarbamoyladenine synthase/serine/threonine protein kinase, whose amino-acid sequence MRVLGIEGTAWAASAALFDSEADEVFIESDPYEPDSGGIHPREAAEHMGDAIPAVVETVLDRASETAAGDGTGIDAVAFSRGPGLGPCLRIVGTAARALAQTLEVPLVGVNHMVAHLEIGRHRSGFDSPVCLNASGANAHLLGYHNGRYRVLGETMDTGVGNAIDKFTRHVGWSHPGGPKVEKAARDGEFHELPYVVKGMDFSFSGIMSAAKQAYDDGVPVEDICAGLQETIFGMLAEVAERALSLTGTDELVLGGGVGQNERLREMLAEMCEQRGAEFYAPEPRFLRDNAGMIAVLGAKMYEAGDTLPIPDSSVDPNFRPDQVPVTWRGDEESVARDPAASGEIRGAEATVTIESDRVVKRRVTKAYRHPELDDRLRRKRTVAEARLTSEARRVGVPTPVVRDVDPAEGVIVFDRVGESDLAGNLTADRCRTVGEHLAHIHRAGFVHGDPTTRNVRVGERTYLIDFGLGYHTGHVEDHAMDLHVFGQSVEGTAAEPEPLLRAFEEGYEREGDDEVLSRLREIEGRGRYQ is encoded by the coding sequence ATGCGAGTTCTCGGAATAGAAGGTACCGCGTGGGCCGCCAGCGCCGCCTTGTTCGATAGCGAAGCCGACGAGGTGTTCATCGAGTCGGACCCCTACGAACCCGATAGCGGCGGCATCCACCCGCGCGAGGCCGCGGAACACATGGGCGATGCGATTCCGGCCGTAGTCGAGACGGTTCTCGACCGGGCGTCGGAGACGGCGGCGGGCGACGGAACCGGAATCGATGCCGTCGCCTTCTCTCGGGGACCGGGCCTCGGTCCGTGTCTCCGCATCGTCGGCACCGCGGCGCGCGCCCTCGCACAGACGTTGGAGGTTCCCCTCGTCGGCGTCAACCACATGGTGGCGCACCTCGAAATCGGCCGCCACCGGTCGGGCTTCGACTCGCCGGTCTGTCTGAACGCCTCGGGCGCGAACGCTCACCTGTTGGGTTACCACAACGGCCGGTACCGCGTCCTCGGGGAGACGATGGACACCGGCGTCGGCAACGCCATCGACAAGTTCACCCGCCACGTCGGGTGGTCCCACCCCGGCGGCCCGAAGGTCGAGAAGGCCGCCAGAGACGGCGAGTTCCACGAACTCCCCTACGTCGTCAAGGGGATGGACTTCTCCTTCTCCGGCATCATGAGCGCCGCGAAACAGGCGTACGACGACGGCGTGCCGGTCGAGGACATCTGTGCGGGCCTGCAGGAGACCATCTTCGGGATGCTCGCGGAGGTGGCGGAACGGGCCCTCTCTCTGACGGGGACGGACGAACTCGTCCTCGGCGGCGGCGTCGGGCAGAACGAGCGTCTGCGCGAGATGCTCGCGGAGATGTGCGAGCAACGCGGCGCGGAGTTTTACGCGCCCGAGCCACGGTTCCTCCGCGACAACGCGGGGATGATAGCCGTCCTCGGCGCGAAGATGTACGAGGCGGGCGACACCCTCCCGATTCCGGACTCGTCGGTGGACCCGAACTTCCGCCCCGACCAAGTGCCGGTGACGTGGCGCGGCGACGAGGAGTCCGTCGCGCGCGACCCGGCGGCATCGGGTGAGATTCGCGGCGCGGAGGCGACGGTCACCATCGAGTCGGACCGCGTCGTCAAGCGCCGCGTCACGAAGGCGTACCGCCACCCCGAACTGGACGACAGACTCCGTCGGAAGCGAACCGTCGCGGAGGCGCGCCTCACGAGCGAAGCGCGGCGCGTCGGCGTTCCGACGCCCGTCGTCCGCGACGTGGACCCCGCCGAGGGCGTCATCGTCTTCGACCGGGTGGGCGAGTCGGACCTCGCCGGGAACCTCACGGCCGACCGGTGTCGGACCGTCGGCGAACACCTCGCTCACATTCATCGGGCGGGGTTCGTCCACGGCGACCCGACGACGCGGAACGTCCGCGTCGGAGAGAGGACGTACCTCATCGACTTCGGCCTCGGCTACCACACCGGCCACGTCGAGGACCACGCGATGGACCTCCACGTCTTCGGCCAGAGCGTCGAAGGGACGGCCGCGGAACCGGAGCCACTGCTTCGGGCGTTCGAGGAGGGGTACGAACGCGAGGGCGACGACGAAGTGCTCTCGCGCCTCCGCGAGATAGAGGGCCGCGGGCGGTATCAGTAG
- a CDS encoding class I SAM-dependent methyltransferase: MRHAPYELALESKISGARPVYRFYTADGVCSKQSFRNAELLLIESLWGVDLGRLLALEANYGVVGVVLADRSVSVSMVESSARAVQLCERNARENSVDAATALVADVTALGDTFDTVAYAPKPYTPLSVGKQRIVDGLSVLQPDGSLYLAASKQTGLTRYERCLRETAATVEQVAEYDGCALLEATRPRSFERPAYVSPREIRPEIDGVTLSLVTVSGLFSPSKLDDGTRLLLETITVEDGERVLDLCCGYGAIGTYAGRVADCDLWLSDDDAVATSCAECSLRASRVDGTVVTADCAEGIADQTFDRVLCNPPTHAGGGVLSELFSGVHDVLAPDGELEIVHHREVDLRSHLSPFGTVERLRTGDEYIVLRVSN, encoded by the coding sequence ATGAGGCACGCCCCCTACGAATTGGCTCTCGAATCGAAAATCTCGGGCGCACGTCCAGTATACCGGTTCTACACCGCAGACGGAGTCTGTTCGAAGCAGTCGTTCCGGAACGCCGAGCTCCTACTGATAGAATCTCTCTGGGGAGTCGACCTCGGCCGTCTCCTCGCTCTAGAAGCAAACTATGGCGTTGTTGGTGTCGTTCTCGCTGATCGCTCTGTCTCCGTCAGTATGGTGGAGTCCAGTGCTCGTGCCGTACAGCTTTGCGAGCGTAACGCGAGGGAAAATAGCGTTGACGCGGCAACCGCACTCGTCGCCGACGTCACCGCTCTTGGCGATACGTTCGACACAGTTGCGTACGCTCCGAAGCCCTACACCCCACTATCGGTCGGAAAACAGCGTATCGTCGATGGTCTGTCCGTTCTGCAACCCGACGGAAGCCTCTATCTGGCTGCGTCGAAGCAAACCGGTCTCACGCGCTACGAACGGTGCCTGCGCGAGACCGCTGCAACGGTCGAACAGGTAGCCGAGTACGATGGTTGCGCTCTTCTCGAGGCGACCCGACCGCGGTCATTCGAACGACCGGCCTACGTCTCGCCGCGAGAGATCCGGCCAGAGATAGACGGCGTCACGCTCTCGCTCGTCACCGTCTCGGGGTTGTTTTCCCCCTCTAAATTGGACGACGGGACGCGTCTCCTCTTGGAGACGATAACGGTCGAAGACGGTGAAAGGGTGTTGGATCTCTGCTGTGGTTACGGGGCCATCGGAACGTACGCTGGTCGAGTCGCGGACTGTGATCTCTGGTTGAGCGACGACGATGCGGTTGCGACGTCGTGTGCGGAGTGCAGTCTCCGCGCGTCTCGCGTAGATGGAACTGTCGTAACTGCTGATTGCGCCGAGGGCATCGCCGATCAGACGTTCGATAGAGTGCTCTGTAATCCGCCAACCCACGCGGGTGGTGGGGTTCTCTCAGAGCTATTCTCCGGCGTACACGACGTTCTCGCTCCCGACGGTGAACTCGAGATAGTACATCACCGTGAGGTCGATCTGCGTTCCCATCTCTCTCCGTTCGGTACAGTCGAGAGACTTCGAACGGGAGACGAGTATATCGTCCTGCGTGTCTCTAACTGA
- a CDS encoding substrate-binding domain-containing protein, with amino-acid sequence MSIQRRRFLQAAGVGTVLGLSGCAGEDGGSTATQGGAGTQEQVESRTDGGSGGAELTLATTTSTYDTGLLDELNAAFEESFGATIKTIPQGTGAAIETARNGDADVILVHARGAEDQFLRDGFGVNRRDVMFNDFVVVGPEDDPAGINGMSSATKAFTTIAETQSTFVSRGDDSGTNKKELNVWAESGVEPSGKWYREIGKGMGDTLVQASQSGAYTLADRGTYLSMKNEVNLTIHVQGPLKDGPTILKNPYGVIPVNPAKYGDANYQLAMAYVGFLTGPEGQALIDGYTANGSQLFFPNALAEEPNFAQYVPEDWDGSNPSKEDIAFRAWVDQRVPEDF; translated from the coding sequence ATGTCGATACAACGGAGGCGGTTCCTCCAAGCGGCGGGCGTCGGAACGGTCCTCGGTCTGAGCGGGTGCGCGGGCGAGGACGGCGGTTCGACGGCGACGCAGGGGGGTGCCGGGACGCAGGAGCAAGTCGAGAGCCGGACCGACGGCGGGTCCGGCGGCGCGGAACTGACCCTAGCCACCACGACCAGCACGTACGACACGGGGCTTCTCGACGAACTGAACGCGGCGTTCGAGGAGTCCTTCGGCGCGACCATCAAGACGATACCGCAGGGCACCGGCGCGGCCATCGAGACGGCGCGCAACGGCGACGCGGACGTCATCCTCGTCCACGCCCGCGGCGCGGAGGACCAGTTCCTGCGGGACGGGTTCGGCGTCAACCGCCGGGACGTGATGTTCAACGACTTCGTCGTCGTCGGCCCGGAGGACGACCCGGCGGGCATCAACGGGATGTCCTCGGCGACGAAGGCGTTCACGACCATCGCGGAGACGCAGTCGACGTTCGTCTCCCGCGGCGACGACTCCGGGACGAACAAGAAGGAACTGAACGTCTGGGCGGAGTCTGGCGTCGAACCGTCCGGGAAGTGGTACCGCGAGATAGGCAAGGGGATGGGCGACACGCTGGTACAGGCGAGTCAGTCCGGCGCGTACACTCTCGCGGACCGCGGGACGTACCTCTCGATGAAGAACGAGGTGAACCTCACTATCCACGTGCAGGGACCCCTGAAGGACGGCCCGACAATCCTCAAGAACCCCTACGGCGTCATCCCGGTGAACCCCGCGAAGTACGGCGACGCGAACTATCAGCTGGCGATGGCGTACGTCGGCTTCCTCACCGGTCCCGAGGGGCAGGCCCTGATAGACGGCTACACCGCGAACGGGTCGCAGTTGTTCTTCCCGAACGCCCTCGCGGAGGAGCCGAACTTCGCGCAGTACGTGCCCGAAGACTGGGACGGGTCGAACCCCTCGAAGGAGGACATCGCGTTCCGAGCGTGGGTGGACCAGCGCGTCCCCGAGGACTTTTAG
- a CDS encoding DUF5808 domain-containing protein produces MADKPQSGEILGIPYNFERPSMGRMLSSYWQPGKGMLVKKPFGIGYTLNLANWRSWIALVVVGALLWQERSSGGDTVATMDDDDGPVEVIVDDD; encoded by the coding sequence ATGGCAGACAAACCCCAGAGTGGTGAAATCCTCGGGATTCCGTACAATTTCGAACGACCGTCCATGGGCCGGATGCTCTCGTCGTACTGGCAACCCGGCAAGGGGATGCTCGTGAAGAAGCCGTTCGGAATCGGGTACACGCTGAACCTCGCCAACTGGCGGTCGTGGATCGCGCTGGTCGTCGTCGGCGCACTCCTCTGGCAGGAACGGTCTTCGGGCGGAGACACCGTCGCGACGATGGACGACGACGACGGCCCGGTCGAAGTCATCGTCGACGACGACTGA
- a CDS encoding PIN domain-containing protein has protein sequence MDTNALMMPVELDVRLFEELDRLLAADLDLVVPRAVTAELEKLSRGGGTEGVAASVGADLAAERCRVVETDAPYADDAVVELAEGECDYVVTNDKPLRDRLLERGVRVIGIRGRDKLAITEP, from the coding sequence ATGGACACGAACGCGCTGATGATGCCGGTCGAACTCGACGTGCGACTGTTCGAGGAACTCGACCGGCTACTCGCCGCCGACCTCGACCTCGTCGTCCCCCGTGCAGTCACGGCGGAGTTGGAGAAACTCTCCCGCGGGGGCGGCACAGAGGGCGTGGCGGCCAGCGTGGGCGCCGACCTCGCCGCGGAACGGTGTCGCGTCGTCGAAACCGACGCACCGTACGCCGACGACGCAGTCGTCGAACTCGCGGAAGGCGAGTGCGACTACGTCGTCACGAACGACAAGCCCCTTCGGGACCGACTGCTCGAACGCGGCGTTCGAGTAATCGGTATAAGGGGTCGGGACAAACTCGCAATAACGGAACCATAG
- the spt4 gene encoding transcription elongation factor subunit Spt4, producing MAKPRLACRECHYINDPDANVCESCGATTLTEDWAGYVVITHPEESEIADEMNVNEPGGYALKVR from the coding sequence ATGGCGAAGCCGCGTCTCGCCTGCCGCGAGTGCCACTACATCAACGACCCGGACGCGAACGTCTGCGAGAGCTGCGGCGCGACCACCCTCACCGAAGACTGGGCGGGGTACGTCGTCATCACCCACCCCGAGGAGAGCGAGATAGCCGACGAGATGAACGTCAACGAACCCGGCGGCTACGCGCTGAAGGTCCGCTGA
- a CDS encoding DUF7384 family protein produces MTSWTDLFDRAASSERTADDVREALDARREGGDGEDAADGADADVPDPDDVERSPARVAADADVLAADLFVDGDAREALDALRRHSWTTLVASDPLLDDARAVVESLGDESLAADWLERVEEWRDHVSHPAADHPALGSAYRGGAMHVLSFDDRLLSSKAGATLGGQFPVSVHHPRAFATLFDAESLHEEVVGGDYPGPDRDPRE; encoded by the coding sequence ATGACATCGTGGACCGACCTGTTCGACCGCGCGGCATCGTCCGAACGGACGGCCGACGACGTGCGCGAGGCACTCGACGCGCGCCGGGAGGGTGGCGACGGAGAGGACGCCGCGGACGGTGCGGACGCGGACGTTCCGGACCCCGACGACGTCGAACGGAGTCCGGCCCGCGTCGCCGCCGACGCGGACGTCCTCGCGGCGGACCTGTTCGTCGACGGCGACGCCAGAGAAGCGTTGGACGCCCTCCGTCGCCACTCGTGGACGACGCTCGTCGCCAGCGACCCCCTCCTGGACGACGCGCGGGCGGTGGTCGAATCGCTCGGCGACGAATCGCTCGCGGCCGACTGGCTCGAACGGGTCGAGGAGTGGCGCGACCACGTCTCGCACCCCGCGGCCGACCACCCCGCTCTCGGGTCGGCGTACCGCGGCGGCGCGATGCACGTCCTCTCGTTCGACGACCGGTTGCTCTCCTCGAAGGCGGGCGCGACGCTCGGCGGTCAGTTCCCGGTGAGCGTCCACCACCCGCGCGCGTTCGCGACGCTGTTCGACGCCGAGAGCCTCCACGAAGAAGTCGTCGGCGGCGACTACCCCGGCCCGGACCGCGACCCGCGGGAGTGA
- a CDS encoding translation initiation factor IF-2 subunit gamma — translation MTQNPQQPEVNIGLVGHVDHGKTTLVQALSGSWTDQHSEEMKRGISIRLGYADATFRRIPGKDEPECYTVEETDEEGNETEILRTVSFVDAPGHETLMATMLSGAAIMDGAVLVVSATEDVPQAQTEEHLMALDIIGIDNIVIAQNKVDLVDRERAVENYEQIQEFVKGTVAEDAPIVPTSAQQGVNVDLLIQTIEEEIPTPDRDEGEAAQMFTARSFDINRPGTTWEDLSGGVIGGSVVTGKLSEGDELELRPGREVEEGGQTEWRPITTDIRSLQAGGQMVDEVRPGGLCGVGTGLDPSLTKGDALAGQVAGEPGSLPPTREEFTMDVELLDRVVGEDEDTVEEISTGEPLMLTVGTATTVGAVTSARSGEAEVSLKRPVCARSGSKIAINRRVGARWRLIGIGTLK, via the coding sequence GTGACGCAAAATCCACAACAACCGGAGGTGAACATCGGACTCGTCGGTCACGTAGACCACGGCAAGACGACGCTCGTACAGGCGTTGTCGGGGTCGTGGACCGACCAGCACTCGGAGGAGATGAAGCGCGGCATCTCCATCCGACTCGGGTACGCGGACGCGACGTTCCGCCGAATCCCCGGGAAGGACGAACCGGAGTGCTACACGGTCGAAGAGACCGACGAGGAAGGCAACGAGACGGAAATACTGCGAACGGTGTCGTTCGTAGACGCGCCGGGTCACGAGACCCTGATGGCGACGATGCTGTCGGGCGCGGCCATCATGGACGGCGCGGTGCTCGTGGTGTCGGCCACCGAGGACGTGCCGCAGGCGCAGACGGAAGAGCACCTGATGGCGCTCGACATCATCGGCATCGACAACATCGTCATCGCCCAGAACAAGGTCGACCTCGTCGACCGCGAACGGGCCGTCGAGAACTACGAGCAGATCCAGGAGTTCGTGAAGGGAACGGTCGCCGAGGACGCCCCCATCGTCCCGACCAGCGCCCAGCAAGGCGTCAACGTTGACCTCCTCATCCAGACCATCGAAGAGGAGATTCCCACGCCCGACCGCGACGAGGGCGAGGCCGCGCAGATGTTTACGGCGCGGTCGTTCGACATCAACCGCCCGGGTACGACGTGGGAGGACCTCTCCGGCGGCGTCATCGGCGGGTCCGTCGTCACCGGCAAACTGTCGGAGGGCGACGAACTCGAACTCCGCCCCGGCCGAGAGGTCGAAGAGGGCGGCCAGACCGAGTGGCGACCCATCACGACCGACATCCGTTCGCTGCAGGCCGGCGGGCAGATGGTGGACGAAGTCCGCCCCGGCGGCCTCTGCGGCGTCGGGACCGGTCTCGACCCGAGTCTCACGAAGGGAGACGCCCTCGCGGGACAGGTCGCGGGCGAACCCGGGTCGCTGCCGCCGACGCGCGAGGAGTTCACGATGGACGTCGAACTCCTCGACCGAGTCGTCGGCGAGGACGAGGACACGGTCGAGGAGATATCGACCGGCGAACCCCTGATGCTCACCGTCGGCACGGCCACCACGGTCGGCGCCGTCACGAGTGCGCGAAGCGGCGAGGCGGAAGTGTCGCTGAAGCGCCCCGTCTGCGCGCGGTCGGGCTCGAAGATAGCCATCAACCGCCGGGTCGGCGCGCGGTGGCGACTCATCGGCATCGGGACGCTGAAGTGA
- a CDS encoding GTP-dependent dephospho-CoA kinase family protein has product MLRLPRDLRGAFKEPFGPVYQRADRLLEDAGDPIIAVGDVVTYHLREAGRVPDVAVVDGKTKREAIDEEVRRAVAAPDDGIDAENEAGTIGEELLAALATALAEYDEPVTIVVEGEEDLATLPAVVAAPLGASVVYGQPDEGMVLVSVTEEAKLEMRTLLGRMEGDADAALDVLGVEA; this is encoded by the coding sequence ATGCTCCGACTGCCTCGCGACCTCCGCGGCGCGTTCAAAGAGCCGTTCGGTCCGGTCTATCAGCGCGCCGACCGTCTCCTCGAAGACGCCGGCGACCCGATAATCGCCGTCGGAGACGTCGTCACCTACCACCTCCGCGAGGCCGGGCGCGTGCCGGACGTGGCCGTCGTGGACGGGAAGACGAAGCGCGAGGCGATAGACGAGGAGGTTCGCCGCGCCGTCGCCGCCCCGGACGACGGCATCGACGCCGAAAACGAGGCCGGAACCATCGGCGAGGAACTTCTCGCGGCGCTGGCTACCGCACTCGCGGAGTACGACGAACCGGTCACCATCGTCGTCGAGGGCGAGGAGGACTTGGCGACGCTTCCGGCCGTCGTCGCCGCGCCACTCGGCGCGAGCGTCGTCTACGGCCAACCCGACGAGGGGATGGTCCTCGTCTCGGTCACCGAAGAGGCGAAACTGGAGATGCGGACGCTGTTGGGCCGGATGGAGGGCGACGCCGACGCCGCCCTCGACGTACTCGGCGTCGAAGCGTAG